In Paludibaculum fermentans, the genomic stretch CGCTCGCGCCCAGCCCGGGTAGGCTATTGGCGCCTTCCGCCTCGCCATTGACCACAGCGGACTTCTCGGCAATGAGATCCTCCACTTTGGCCTCCAGTGCGTATTTAGCGGCGGGCAGTTGGAGTTCCCGGACGTAGTACATCGCTCCGGCTTTACGCGGCTCCAATTTGGCGGCAGGTCCCTTGACGGAATAGTCTTTCGTGCCAGTCCACACGACGGTTCCGTTGGCGTCCTTGATATTCGCCGTCAGCCGCGCTTTGGCCTCGTAACTCCCGCCGCTCGACTTGAAGGCCAGGCTGCGCATCGGAACCTCCAGAATCAGCAGGCCCGTCATGGGGCCCAGCTTGGCACTGATCTTGGCAATCTGGATCGGAGCGGTCTTCACCAGCCGGGCGTAAACCTGCAGCTCATTCGAGGGTGCGTTCGAAGCCGCGGCCGTGGGTTTCGCCGCTACGGCAGCCGCTTCGACCTGCGCCGGCACAAGTGCGCCAAGGGCTTTGTCGAGATCTTCGAAGTTGCGCGCCCACTGCCCGCCGCTGCCCGTCGCCAACGCGTCCAACGCCTGTCCGCCTTCACCCGGAGCTTGTCCGCCGAGTTCCAGCACAAAAACGGCAATTGACTTCGATTTGCACTGCTCCAGGATCTGCTGCAGGCGCGCTTCCCCGTCGCGATTGAACTTCGGCGGGTCGAGAAAAGTTACCAACACCCGTGTGCCTTTGGCTCGGGCCAGGGAATAGGAAGCGACCTCCAACGCGTTTAGATAATCGTTCTGCGTCTCGGCCTGCGCTTCTTTCGCCGCCGCCAACAGGGTCTTTTCCAATTCCGGCGGCTTCATAAACTTCAGCAATTCCTGACCGTCGCGGCTGCCGGCGCGCCGTACTTCCACGGCATGTCCTGCTTGAGAAAGCCAGGTAGTCACCCGCTGCGCCGCGGCGGCAGCGGCCGTCTCAGCAGCCGTTCCACTCGATGGACCAAATAGCAGGGATACAGTCTGGGTTTGTGCCTGGAGCGACGCCGCAATTGGAATTGCGCCGAAAAGGAATAGAAACAGAGGCCGCCATTGCATACCCATAGCCAGGAAGTCCCTCTTGGCCGTCGAGTATTTCACATTTTCCGCCGCGCCGAAAGCCCGGCATCCGGCGATCCCTTATATCGGCACACCAGCCATCCGGGCAATGGCCAGCGCATTCGACTCTTTCGTCACGCCCGGCTTCACCAGGTAATCGAAATCCATCGGATCCGTACCATCGCGGCTGCCCATGTGGACGTTCCGCCCCAGCGTCTCGTCCGCCATCGCCGTCAATGCCAAGTCATGCGTCGACAGCGCACCAATCGCACCATACCCCGTGAGCGTCTTCACCACCGCCGCCGCCGCGATCCCGCGATCGTGCGAATTCGTCCCGCTGAAGATCTCATCGATCAGGAACAGCACCGGCTCGCCGGCCCGCGCATGCTCCAGCGTCAGCTTCAGCCGCTCCACTTCGGCCAGAAACTTCGACCTCCGGTTCAGCAGCGAATCGCCTACCGAGATCGAAGCACAGACCCGCAGGCCCGATAGCCGCAGCCGCCGCGCCCGCACCGGAGCCCCCGCCATCGCCAAGACACTGTTGATCCCCACCGTCCGCAGGAACGTACTCTTGCCCGCCATGTTCGAGCCGCTGACGACATAGAACGAACCCGGTCCCGGCAGCGCTACATCGTTGCGGACACAGATCTCCTCGGCCAGCAACGGATGCCCCAGCGCCTCGCCCTCGAACACCGGACCGCCGCTCACCAGCTCCGGGAACGGATCGCCAGGATGCTCATAGGCATAACCGGCCAGCGCGTTCAAAACCTCGAACTCCGCCCAGTCGTCGAGCCACGCCTTCATCGCGTCCTGGTGGCTCGCGCGCCAGCCCTCGATCGCCATCGTCATCTGCGTCGCATACAGCAGGAACATCGACGGCCCGTAGAACCAGTCCTTATTCCGCTCGTTCAGCCACAGGATCATCCGCTCAATCCAGCGGATCGACGAAGACGCATTGCCCTGCCGCAGGGTGTCCACAATCCGTCTCAGCTTGGCGCTCTGGAACTCCGACTTCTGCAGCAGCTCCAGCCCTTCCCGGAACACGCTGATCTCGACACCCACCGGCTGCAGCGCCTCCACCACGCGCCGCACATCCGGCTGATACGCCAGCCCCAGGCCGCAGTTCACCGGCACGCAGATCAGCACAATCAGGATGACCAGCGACCAGGGCAGCACCATCGCCAGGCCCAGCAGCGCTGAAATTACGCAGACCGCCGTCGACACCACCGCCACAACGCGCACCACCGCCGGAGCCTTCATCACCGGCATCGCAAACCAGCGGTCGAACGTCTCGCGATTCGACTCCTGTGCCTCAAAGCGGCCCAGCAGGCCAATCTGCTCGCGCAGTTCCGCCAGCGGCCGCAGCTCGCGCACGGCGTTCTGGCGTTCGACCGACTCCTCCAGGGAGACATGCTGAGTCAGGTACTCGGCCAGCCGCCGCCTTCCGATGGACGTGCGCGCCGTGGCCATCAGCTCAAACAGGCTGCCCTCTCCGAACAGATCGAGATCGCGTTGAAAGACGTGATCCGCGTTGTCGAACTCGGCGCCCGCATAGCCCTTGCCCGCCCATTCGCCAATCAGCCGCGACAATCCGGACGCCCGCCAGCCCAGCAGCCGCACCGCCTGCGACGCCTCGCCATGACCGCGTGTATAGCGCCTCACGAAGTACGCGACCACCGGCAGCGGCAGCAGCGGATACCAGGCCGGGAACGCCTTCTCTTTCCAGGCCGCCCAGCCCAGGCCCAGCATGAGCACGCACACCGCCAGCAGCGCGGTCAGCGCCGTACCCTGGCGGTCGCGCACCGTCATGAGTGCCCGTTCCGCATCCTCAAGTTTTTTCTGATACTCCGCAACAATCGGCGAACCGTCCATCGCACCCCTTCCGGCCAGCCTATTTGACGGCCAGCCATGCCAGGAACATGCCGTCCGGCTCGACGTCCTCCCAGTAGGAGACCGGTTTCGACTCGACGTGGCGGCAATGCCGCCGCAGCAGCTTTTTGAGCTCCTCGTCGTGGAACCACTTCTCCCACTGCGGGGTCTCCAGCCGCCCCCAGTGCGCGGCGTTCTTGTCGATGATCACCAGCTTCGCGCCCGGCTTCAAGACCCGGCACATCTCGCCCACGGCGCGCTCGATGTCCACCGCGTGCTCCAGGGACTCGGTGGCATACGCCGCGTCGAAACTACCGCTGCGAAACGGCAGGTCGAGCATCGAACCGGCTACGCGATCCAGATTCGCATCCGCGAACCGCAGCATCGCCACGGCCAAGTCCATCGCCGCGACTTCCGCCTCCGGATTCCGTTCTTTCAGGATCCGCGCAAACCGCCCCTTGCCGCAGCCGATGTCCAGCGCCCGGCCCGTCCCCAGGTCGCCGAAGTAGTCGACGATCAGCTTCACGTGGTAAATGCGCGGATCGATCGTGGACGGGAAATGCTCTTCATCCCCCGCCGACTCCTCAAACGAACGCCGGATCTCGTTAGCGAGATCCGGCGTCAGTTCACTTGGCTTCTTTTTCGAAAACAGCTTGTCGAAGAAGCCCATTAGGCGCGGCACAGGAAGATCGGCAGGCCCCGCTTGTTGGAGTAGTTCGGGCGGTACCGCTCGGTGTTGTACATCGAGCCCAGTTCCACCTTGCGCGGTCCCAGCTTCGGATCGGGGATCTCCACCATGTCGAAACAGCCGTTGACGATACCCGTCATCAGGCCGCTGTTGCCTTCGGCCAGGGCGTCCATCGCCATGTTGCCGTAGGTGCACGCCACCAGCTTGTCCGTGAAGTCCGGATCGCCCGAGCGCAGGTCGTAGGTCAGGTCGCTGACGATCGTCTCTTCCTTCGTCTTCGCCTTGATCTCCACCGCCAAGTCGTCACCGACATTGGCCTTCTTCTGGTGGCCATAGGCGTCGGCTTCACCAAAATGCTTCACCTGGTAGCCTTCCCACTCGGCGCCTTCCGACAGCAGCACCAGCGAGTAGTTGGAAGGATTGCTCTTCTTGTCCTGCACCAGCAGGTTGATGAGGTTGTCCAGGTCCACCTTGAACTCGGGGATGACGCAGCGGATGTTCGTCACATACGCGGTGTAGAGCGCCGTGTAGCCGGCATCGCGGCCGAAGATGCGGAAGATGCCGATGCGTTCATGCGAACCCACCGTCGTGCGCTGGCGCTGGATGGCGCTCTCGGCGCGCGTGATGGCCGTCGAAAAGCCGATGCAGTACTCGGTGTGCTGCACGTCGTTGTCCATCGTTTTCGGAATCGCGATGACCTTCACGCCTTCGTCATGCAGACGCCGCGCGTAGCTCAACGTGTCGTCGCCGCCGATGGCAATCACCGTGTCGGCGCCCAGCGCTTCCAGGTTCTTCAGAACCTGCGTCGTGACGTCGAAAACGGTGGAAACCTTGCCGCCCTTCTCAATGTCCTTCGTGGGGAAGGTCAGGCCCTTCAGATGCTCCGGCAACGACTTCATCTTCGCCGGATTCGTGCGCGAGGAGTGCAGGAACGTGCCGCCGGTGCGGTCGATGGTGCGGGTATTCAACGGGGTGAGCGGCAGGATGTAGCGCGACTTGCTGTCGGCATCGTCCAGGTTCAGGTGGGTGAGACCCTCCCAGCCGCGACGAACACCAACCACTTCATAGTCCATGCCGACGCCGCGGTAGGTTACTTGCTTAATAACGGCATTCAAACCGGGGACGTCGCCGCCGCCTGTAAGGATCACAATACGCTTGGGCATTCTCTCTCCTGGGTCTTAAAGATCTAAAAGAATGGGATGGATGAGTCCAATTTCAGTATAGCTGGTCTGCTTTAGGGTTTGCCGCTTGCTTTCACCAGCTCTTCCACGGCCTGCGCGATCACCGGAGCGGCCTCCGGACCCACCGAATTCACCTCGCCATACCAGCGTTTCCTGGCGCCAAAGGTGAACGGCGGCTTCTCGTCCCACTGTACCTTCGGGATGATGTAGCCTATCTCGTCGTTCGCCAACCCAAACAACATCTTATACGGAGCCGTCAGCATACTTTTGATCGGCCGCTCCACGGGAGCCTCCGGAAAGTCCGCCCCGGGGTCCTTCACC encodes the following:
- a CDS encoding class I SAM-dependent methyltransferase, with protein sequence MPRLMGFFDKLFSKKKPSELTPDLANEIRRSFEESAGDEEHFPSTIDPRIYHVKLIVDYFGDLGTGRALDIGCGKGRFARILKERNPEAEVAAMDLAVAMLRFADANLDRVAGSMLDLPFRSGSFDAAYATESLEHAVDIERAVGEMCRVLKPGAKLVIIDKNAAHWGRLETPQWEKWFHDEELKKLLRRHCRHVESKPVSYWEDVEPDGMFLAWLAVK
- a CDS encoding MutS-related protein; the encoded protein is MTVRDRQGTALTALLAVCVLMLGLGWAAWKEKAFPAWYPLLPLPVVAYFVRRYTRGHGEASQAVRLLGWRASGLSRLIGEWAGKGYAGAEFDNADHVFQRDLDLFGEGSLFELMATARTSIGRRRLAEYLTQHVSLEESVERQNAVRELRPLAELREQIGLLGRFEAQESNRETFDRWFAMPVMKAPAVVRVVAVVSTAVCVISALLGLAMVLPWSLVILIVLICVPVNCGLGLAYQPDVRRVVEALQPVGVEISVFREGLELLQKSEFQSAKLRRIVDTLRQGNASSSIRWIERMILWLNERNKDWFYGPSMFLLYATQMTMAIEGWRASHQDAMKAWLDDWAEFEVLNALAGYAYEHPGDPFPELVSGGPVFEGEALGHPLLAEEICVRNDVALPGPGSFYVVSGSNMAGKSTFLRTVGINSVLAMAGAPVRARRLRLSGLRVCASISVGDSLLNRRSKFLAEVERLKLTLEHARAGEPVLFLIDEIFSGTNSHDRGIAAAAVVKTLTGYGAIGALSTHDLALTAMADETLGRNVHMGSRDGTDPMDFDYLVKPGVTKESNALAIARMAGVPI
- a CDS encoding 6-phosphofructokinase produces the protein MPKRIVILTGGGDVPGLNAVIKQVTYRGVGMDYEVVGVRRGWEGLTHLNLDDADSKSRYILPLTPLNTRTIDRTGGTFLHSSRTNPAKMKSLPEHLKGLTFPTKDIEKGGKVSTVFDVTTQVLKNLEALGADTVIAIGGDDTLSYARRLHDEGVKVIAIPKTMDNDVQHTEYCIGFSTAITRAESAIQRQRTTVGSHERIGIFRIFGRDAGYTALYTAYVTNIRCVIPEFKVDLDNLINLLVQDKKSNPSNYSLVLLSEGAEWEGYQVKHFGEADAYGHQKKANVGDDLAVEIKAKTKEETIVSDLTYDLRSGDPDFTDKLVACTYGNMAMDALAEGNSGLMTGIVNGCFDMVEIPDPKLGPRKVELGSMYNTERYRPNYSNKRGLPIFLCRA